A portion of the Scyliorhinus canicula unplaced genomic scaffold, sScyCan1.1, whole genome shotgun sequence genome contains these proteins:
- the LOC119961365 gene encoding late histone H2A.2.2-like has product MLEKLFILCESVCEIVTMSGRGKTGGKARAKAKSRSSRAGLQFPVGRVHRHLRKGNYAQRVGAGAPVYLAAVLEYLTAEILELAGNAARDNKKSRIIPRHLQLAVRNDEELNKLLGGVTIAQGGVLPNIQAVLLPKKSSAASGKK; this is encoded by the coding sequence ATGCTGGAGAAATTGTTCATTCTGTGTGAAAGTGTTTGTGAGATTGTGACAATGTCTGGAAGAGGAAAGACCGGCGGTAAAGCTCGGGCCAAGGCCAAGTCTCGCTCCTCCCGGGCTGGACTGCAGTTCCCGGTGGGCCGTGTTCACAGGCACCTGAGAAAGGGTAACTATGCCCAGCGTGTGGGTGCCGGAGCCCCGGTCTATCTGGCTGCTGTGCTCGAGTATCTGACCGCTGAAATCCTCGAGCTGGCCGGCAACGCGGCCCGGGACAACAAGAAGAGCCGCATCATCCCCAGACACCTGCAGCTGGCCGTCCGCAACGACGAGGAGCTCAACAAGCTGCTGGGAGGGGTGACCATCGCTCAGGGTGGGGTGCTGCCTAATATCCAGGCCGTGCTGCTGCCCAAGAAAAGCAGCGCCGCCAGCGGCAAGAAGTGA